Genomic window (Kosakonia sp. BYX6):
CTCACTGGCCGGATAGCAAAACGCCGTACGATGAAACGCTGGGTGCGTATGAAAAACTGCTGAAGGCCGGGAAAATCCGCGCGATTGGCGCGTCCAACCTCAATGCTGAACAGTTGGCGGAATCGTTGAAAGTGGCCGACGCGAAAGGTCTGCCGCGTTACCAGGTGCTGCAACCGGAATATAACCTCTACGATCGTTCCAGCTTCGAAGGCGCGTTGCAGGACTTAACGGTGCGGGAGAATATCGGCGTGGTGACCTATTACAGCCTCGCGTCCGGCTTCCTTTCCGGCAAATACCGCAGTGAAAAAGACCTCAGCCAAAGCCAGCGCGGCAACGGTATTGCCAAATACCTGAACCCGCGCGGTTTTGCCCTTATCGACGCACTGGAAACCGTGGCGGCGAACCATAATGTGAAACCCGCCGAAGTGGCGCTGGCCTGGCTTATCCGACAACCGGGCGTCACCGCACCGATCGCCAGCGCAACGAAAATCGCCCACGTCGACAGCTTCGTCACGGCGGTATCGTTAACACTCTCCTCAGACGAGATTGCCGCGCTGAATAAAGCGGGCGCGTAAGCTTGAGATGCCCGGAAATAACGCCGGGCTTTTAATAATATTTAAATGCTCATTCTTTGAATCTTGCCTATAAAAAGGTGTGATGTTCGCGATAAATTATTCAGGAACTCATTTCAATGGATATGTGAAAAAAGATGAAACGGACACATCAGCATAAGCCCCTTATACCGAGGGTTTTTCGCCTCTCATCAACAGTTGGAGAGTGTGGTTTTAACGATCCTGATGATGTTAAAGCGCTTCAGATACAAATCAAAAATGCAGGCTATTCGCAAGCGACAGGACGTACCATTAATACTGATGGTCAATGCATAGCAGATACTTTAGAAGCGATACGCTGGT
Coding sequences:
- a CDS encoding aldo/keto reductase; the protein is MTLRSLGTTGLQIPSLVFGGNVFGWTVDEKQSFSLLDALLERGFNAIDTADVYSAWAPGNQGGESETIIGKWLAAHPGNREKITLFTKVGSDLGEPGKKGLSARWIAQAVEDSLRRLQTDYIDLYFSHWPDSKTPYDETLGAYEKLLKAGKIRAIGASNLNAEQLAESLKVADAKGLPRYQVLQPEYNLYDRSSFEGALQDLTVRENIGVVTYYSLASGFLSGKYRSEKDLSQSQRGNGIAKYLNPRGFALIDALETVAANHNVKPAEVALAWLIRQPGVTAPIASATKIAHVDSFVTAVSLTLSSDEIAALNKAGA